A stretch of the Aegilops tauschii subsp. strangulata cultivar AL8/78 chromosome 4, Aet v6.0, whole genome shotgun sequence genome encodes the following:
- the LOC109787605 gene encoding 7-deoxyloganetin glucosyltransferase-like, producing the protein MEVKKPHAVIVPLPTQGHVTPMLKLAKLLHCKGFHITFVNTEYNHRRLVRSRGPAAVEGLPDFRFATIPDGLPPSDADATQDIPSVCYSTMTTCLPPLKRLLGELNRGGPPVTCVVADNVMSFSVDAAAEIGVPCVLFWTASACGYMGYRNFRFLMKEGIAPLKDEAQLSNGYLDTPVAQAPGMSRHMRLRDFPSFICTTDRDDVMLNFLLHHSEQAGRAAAVIVNTLDELEQPALDAMRAMLPRVYTIGPLNLLADKGEAGPLAGIRASLWREDRSCLEWLDGREPRSVVYVNFGSITTMSGEELVEFAWGLANCGHPFLWIVRNDLLAKGAAVRLPPEFLEATKGRCLLASWCEQEAVLRHQAVGVFLTHSGWNSALVSISAGVPMLCWPFFAEQQTNARYACVEWGVGMEIGDDVRRDEVEARIREVMGGEGAAGREMKRRAAEWEEMCVRATAQPGGRSVANLESLIKDVLLAAWATN; encoded by the exons ATGGAGGTGAAGAAGCCTCACGCGGTGATCGTGCCGTTGCCGACGCAGGGGCACGTCACGCCCATGCTGAAGCTGGCCAAGCTTCTTCACTGCAAGGGCTTCCACATCACCTTCGTCAACACCGAGTACAACCACCGGCGCCTGGTCCGCTCCCGCGGCCCCGCAGCGGTGGAGGGCCTCCCGGACTTCCGCTTCGCCACCATCCCCGACGGCCTGCCACCCTCGGACGCGGATGCCACGCAGGACATACCCTCCGTGTGCTACTCCACGATGACCACCTGCCTTCCTCCCTTGAAGAGGCTGCTCGGGGAGCTCAACAGGGGTGGGCCGCCGGTGACGTGCGTGGTGGCGGACAACGTGATGAGCTTCAGCGTGgacgcggcggcggagatcggggtgccgtgcgtgctcttcTGGACCGCCAGCGCCTGCGGCTACATGGGCTACCGCAACTTCCGGTTCCTCATGAAAGAGGGCATCGCTCCCCTCAAAG ATGAAGCGCAGCTGAGCAACGGGTACCTGGACACGCCGGTGGCGCAGGCTCCAGGGATGAGCCGGCACATGCGCCTCCGGGACTTCCCCTCCTTCATCTGCACCACCGACCGCGACGACGTCATGCTCAACTTCCTGCTGCACCACTCGGAGCAGGCGGGCCGCGCGGCCGCCGTCATCGTCAACACCCTGGACGAGCTGGAGCAGCCGGCGCTGGACGCCATGCGCGCCATGCTCCCGCGGGTCTACACCATTGGCCCGCTCAACCTCCTCGCGGACAAGGGCGAAGCCGGCCCGCTCGCCGGGATACGCGCCAGCCTCTGGAGGGAGGACCGCTCCTGCCTCGAGTGGCTCGACGGCAGGGAGCCCCGGTCGGTGGTGTACGTCAACTTCGGGAGCATCACCACCATGTCCGGCGAGGAGCTGGTGGAGTTCGCGTGGGGCCTGGCCAACTGCGGCCACCCCTTCCTGTGGATCGTGAGGAATGACCTGCTGGCCAAGGGCGCCGCCGTGCGGCTGCCGCCCGAGTTCCTGGAGGCCACCAAGGGGAGGTGCCTCCTGGCGAGCTGGTGCGAGCAGGAGGCGGTGTTGCGGCACCAGGCCGTCGGCGTCTTCCTCACCCACAGCGGGTGGAACTCAGCCCTGGTGTCCATCAGCGCCGGGGTGCCCATGCTCTGCTGGCCCTTCTTCGCCGAGCAGCAGACCAACGCCCGCTACGCGTGTGTCGAGTGGGGCGTCGGGATGGAGATCGGCGACGACGTGCGCCGGGACGAGGTGGAGGCCAGGATAAGGGAGGTGATGGGAGGCGAGGGAGCTGCTGGGAGGGAGATGAagcgcagggcggccgagtgggaGGAGATGTGTGTCCGTGCAACCGCGCAGCCGGGTGGCAGGTCCGTGGCCAACCTTGAGAGCCTCATCAAGGATGTGTTGCTCGCCGCATGGGCAACAAACTAA